The DNA region TGGTTCACAAGCATACCTTCTCTGGTTGCCACCGCCACATAAGGCCTGGACTCGGATACCGGAAGAACAAGCTTGGAACAGGCATTAAGACACGAGCTAAGCTCGCTTGAACGATCTTCGTTCAGCAAACCAACAGCATCGGCTCGACAACGGCGACAATGCTTCATCTGGGGTAAATACTTTGAGGCCAGAGCCTGTATCTTTTTGACCTCATCTTTTTCCGGCTCTTCCAGATCCGCAAAGGAGGTTCCTTCCACAGGACAGATGGGGATACAATTCATGATATCCACGTCCAACTCGGACATCTTCCGGGCAATGTCCGGAACATGCCCGGAATTGATCCCCGGAACAATAATTGTATTTACCTTCACAATTACACCGCGTTCCTTTAGACCTTCAATGCCGGCAAGCTGCCGCTCCAGCAGCAACTCGGCAGCCTTGTAACCTCGATAGATTATCTTGTCGTCCCTCACCCACTTATAAATCTTCATTCCAATCTCAGGATCGATTGCATTAACCGTGACAGTTACATGGGAGACATAGACCTCAAGCAACTCATCAAGATATTTGGGCAGGTTTAGACCATTAGTGGATAGACAAAATATGATATCGGGAAATTTCTCTTTGAGACGGCGCATGGTTTCCAGCGTCTCGGTCGGATTGGCCAGGGGATCGCCGGGGCCAGCAATGCCCGCGACAGTTATGCGCGGCTCTTGTTCCACAACCTGTTCCATGTAGCGGACGGCCTGGGCCGGGGTAAGGACTGCACTCGTTACCCCAGGTCTGGACTCGTTTACACAATCGTACTTGCGGTTGCAGTAGTTGCACATAATATTGCACTTGGGAGCCACGGGCAAATGCACTCGTCCGCAGCTTCCCGCTGCTTCGACATTAAAACACGGATGAAGAGTTAAGTCTTTTTCAGGAATAGCCATGGGTTCCTCTCCTTTAGATGTACCAGTAACCAATGGGTGAATCTGCCTGTTTTTTTTCAATGATGGCGTTAATGATCCTGTCCAGCAGGCTTTGTGCACCGCGATAACCCAGGTGCAGGATACGCTGGCCGCCAAAACGGTCGTGGTTCGGAAAGCCTGCTCGCACAAGAGGAATATTCCACTCCCGGGCCATTTTGTAACCCTTGGCGTGACCAACAAGGATATCCGGCTTCAAGCCTTCTGCTTCCTCGGCGATATCAAAAAAATCCACTCCTTCACGGATGGCAGGCAATGAGGCTCCAAGTGCAATACCCTTGCAAACTTCTTCTATAGCCTGCTTGAAAACTTTATCCTTGGACCCTGTTGCCACCAGGACCGGGCGTATCCCGATTTCAACCAGAAATGAGGTCAGGCCGATGACAAGATCCGCCTCACCGTAAACCACAGCTTTCAGACCGGAAACATATTTATGGCCATCAATATAGGCATCAACGAGACGGCCTCGTTCCATCTGATGAAGTTGCGGCGTCTCACGGCCGGTTATGGCCTCTAGCGCCTGGAAAAATCTGTCTGTCTCGCGCAGGCCAATTGGCATACCGATTTGATATAAAGGCATATCGAAACGTTTTTTGAGCACATTTCCGGCAGTTTCTAGACAAGAAAGGGTCCTGCCAAATTCGATTGAAGCGCTGGCCCCGGACATTTCCCTAATGGCTTCAAGCGATGTGCCTCCAGAGGGTATGGTCTCGTAATCTTCCAAAGCCTGACCATCCAGGGTTTCAGAAATATCCGGCAAAATTGTCGGGCGAATACCAAAATCTGTTGCTATTTCTTTAAGATAACGAATGTCTGCCGGCGAAACAAAACCGGGCATGATGTTTACTGTCCCGTTCTCTGAGACTTTATCAGTAACGAGTTGCTCTACTGTTGCCCTGACTGCGGCGTGCCAGCCTTCCATGTGGGTCCCGGAGTAACTTGGGGTTGACGCGAAAACGATATGCGGCAAGGCAAGGTCACTGAATTCACGCCTGAACTCCTTCAAAATCATGGGTACGTCATCACCAATAGTCTCGGTGAGACAGGTGGTGGCGACCCCTACGATCTTTGCCCCGTATTTCCCCATGACATTTAATATCCCCTTTTTCAGGTTAGGGCCGCCGCCATAGATGGCATGCTTCTCCCCCAGACTTGATGAGGCAATATCCATGGGCTCGCGAAAATGGCTGATAATATAGCGTCTCATATAGGTGGCGCACCCCTGTGACCCATGCAGAAAAGGCACACACCCCTCTATC from Desulfovulcanus ferrireducens includes:
- a CDS encoding nitrogenase component 1, whose product is MSDNNPVTVVESRPGALDTRVSARKARPSYVSTTNACKLCTPIGAALAFRGIEGCVPFLHGSQGCATYMRRYIISHFREPMDIASSSLGEKHAIYGGGPNLKKGILNVMGKYGAKIVGVATTCLTETIGDDVPMILKEFRREFSDLALPHIVFASTPSYSGTHMEGWHAAVRATVEQLVTDKVSENGTVNIMPGFVSPADIRYLKEIATDFGIRPTILPDISETLDGQALEDYETIPSGGTSLEAIREMSGASASIEFGRTLSCLETAGNVLKKRFDMPLYQIGMPIGLRETDRFFQALEAITGRETPQLHQMERGRLVDAYIDGHKYVSGLKAVVYGEADLVIGLTSFLVEIGIRPVLVATGSKDKVFKQAIEEVCKGIALGASLPAIREGVDFFDIAEEAEGLKPDILVGHAKGYKMAREWNIPLVRAGFPNHDRFGGQRILHLGYRGAQSLLDRIINAIIEKKQADSPIGYWYI
- the nifB gene encoding nitrogenase cofactor biosynthesis protein NifB; this encodes MAIPEKDLTLHPCFNVEAAGSCGRVHLPVAPKCNIMCNYCNRKYDCVNESRPGVTSAVLTPAQAVRYMEQVVEQEPRITVAGIAGPGDPLANPTETLETMRRLKEKFPDIIFCLSTNGLNLPKYLDELLEVYVSHVTVTVNAIDPEIGMKIYKWVRDDKIIYRGYKAAELLLERQLAGIEGLKERGVIVKVNTIIVPGINSGHVPDIARKMSELDVDIMNCIPICPVEGTSFADLEEPEKDEVKKIQALASKYLPQMKHCRRCRADAVGLLNEDRSSELSSCLNACSKLVLPVSESRPYVAVATREGMLVN